The genomic segment TATCGACAACCGTCTTCTCCACCTGCACGCCCGCATTGTTCACCAGCACGTCCAACGCCCCGCAGGCCTCCACCAGCGCCGCCGCCTGCGCCGGGTCCGACACATCCGCCTGAACCCAGCCACAGCCCTCCGGCAAATCCCCCGGATCACCCCCGCGCCCACAGGTCACCACCTCGGCGCCTTCCCTCAGGAACGCCTCGACGATCGCACGCCCGATCCCCTGCCGCCCGCCCGTCACCAGCGCCCTTTTCCCCTCAAGCCGCATCCCGTTCTCCCGACCGAACTTTCACCGTTCCCGAAATACTCATATCCTCATCTGCTGAACCTGCGCCGACAAGCCCCCATCCAGCACCCATAACTGCCCGCTCGCATAGCGCGCCTCGTCACTGGCCAGCCACGTCACCAGGTTGGCAATATCCTCCGGCGTCCCATAGGTCCGCAGCGGATGCACATCCCGCACCGCCTGCTGCAACTCCCCGATGCTCTTGCCGCCCCCGCCCGACCCCTCGCCGGTAAAGAAACTCTGCAACATCGGCGTGTCGATGTAGCCGGGACAGACCGCATTCACCCGGATCCCCTCCGGCCCGTGATCGCAGGCCATCGCCCGGGTCAGCGCATGCACCGCCCCCTTGGTCGCACAATAGGCGGCCAGCCCCGGATCGGCGATGAACCCGTCATACGATCCGAAATTGATGATCGACGCGCTCACCCCGCCCTCCGCCGCCTTCCGCATCAAGGGCAACGCATGTTTCGACGTCAGGAACGTCCCCGTCACGTTCACGGCAAAAGACCGGTTCCACTCCCCCAGGTTCGTCTCCTCGATCGTCTTCTCGATCTCGATCCCGGCCGCATTAACCAGCACGTCCAGCCGCCCCTGCTCCTCGGCCACCCGCGCCATCGCGGCCGTCACACAATCCTCATCCGACACATCGACCCGAACAAAGCGAGACGCGCCGTCAGGCGCGGCGAGCGACCCCGCCTCTGACAGATCCGCCGCGTAAACCACCGCCCCTTCCGCCTCGAACCGCGCACAGATCGCCCGTCCGATCCCCCCGCG from the Roseovarius indicus genome contains:
- a CDS encoding SDR family NAD(P)-dependent oxidoreductase, translated to MRVVEMGRLEGKVALVTGGRGGIGRAICARFEAEGAVVYAADLSEAGSLAAPDGASRFVRVDVSDEDCVTAAMARVAEEQGRLDVLVNAAGIEIEKTIEETNLGEWNRSFAVNVTGTFLTSKHALPLMRKAAEGGVSASIINFGSYDGFIADPGLAAYCATKGAVHALTRAMACDHGPEGIRVNAVCPGYIDTPMLQSFFTGEGSGGGGKSIGELQQAVRDVHPLRTYGTPEDIANLVTWLASDEARYASGQLWVLDGGLSAQVQQMRI